A section of the Pseudomonas fluorescens genome encodes:
- a CDS encoding IS5 family transposase → MSQMSFSDFEYAGKRKQTRRERFLAEMDQVVPWSGLLALIEPYYPKAGGGRKPYPLETMLRIHLLQNWFSLSDPAMEEALYEITPMRQFAHLTLSAPIPEDTTIMNFRHLLEKHKLAPAILAVINGYLQEKGLSLRQGTIVDATIIHAPSSTKNEDGKRDPEMHQTKKGNQYFFGMKAHIGADVESGLVHHVHGTAANVADVTQVAELLHGEENAVYADAGYTGVEKREEHENREVVWQIAARRSTYSKLSKRSVLYKAKRKIEYLKAQTRAKVEHPFRVIKRQFGYVKVRFRGLMKNTAQLTTLFALSNLWMARKKLMGMG, encoded by the coding sequence ATGAGCCAGATGAGCTTTTCCGATTTCGAATACGCGGGCAAGCGCAAGCAAACACGCCGCGAACGGTTCCTCGCCGAGATGGATCAGGTCGTGCCCTGGAGCGGTTTACTGGCGTTGATCGAGCCGTATTATCCGAAGGCTGGCGGTGGCCGCAAACCGTATCCGCTGGAAACCATGCTGCGCATTCACTTGCTGCAAAACTGGTTCTCGCTGAGCGATCCTGCCATGGAAGAAGCGCTGTATGAAATCACGCCCATGCGCCAGTTTGCGCACTTGACCCTGAGCGCGCCGATCCCTGAAGACACCACGATCATGAACTTCCGGCACCTGCTGGAGAAACATAAGTTGGCGCCGGCGATCCTGGCGGTCATCAACGGTTATTTGCAGGAGAAAGGCCTCTCGCTGCGCCAGGGCACCATCGTCGATGCGACGATTATCCACGCGCCCAGTTCGACTAAAAACGAGGACGGTAAACGCGATCCAGAGATGCATCAGACGAAGAAAGGCAATCAATATTTCTTCGGAATGAAGGCCCATATTGGTGCCGACGTTGAGTCGGGGCTGGTTCACCACGTTCACGGCACCGCGGCGAATGTAGCCGATGTCACTCAGGTTGCCGAACTGCTGCACGGCGAGGAAAACGCGGTCTACGCCGATGCTGGTTACACCGGTGTCGAGAAGCGCGAAGAGCATGAAAACCGTGAAGTGGTTTGGCAAATCGCCGCGCGACGCAGCACCTATTCCAAGCTGAGCAAGCGCAGCGTGCTGTACAAAGCCAAGCGCAAAATCGAGTACCTCAAAGCCCAGACACGGGCCAAGGTCGAACACCCATTTCGGGTGATCAAACGTCAGTTCGGTTATGTGAAAGTGCGCTTTCGCGGCCTGATGAAAAACACCGCTCAATTGACCACGCTGTTTGCCTTGTCCAATTTATGGATGGCTCGAAAAAAGCTGATGGGTATGGGCTAA